A window from Maribacter dokdonensis DSW-8 encodes these proteins:
- a CDS encoding RagB/SusD family nutrient uptake outer membrane protein, with translation MYTIKISKRVLIVFIGMLFYTISCSDDILDQTNPNVITPNSFWNTEEDAEKGIIGAYSPFTNIWYYTRFEIFTSDYRDDVVNGFNTSERTAVGYFSGTSESNATFWVWSSMYQCVTRANEVLFNVPNIEMDADYKDNILGEAYFIRAFNYFNLVNNWLNVPLITTPISEIEQPNLIEQADPAEVWTLIESDLKNAQALLPDSWSADDVGRVTSGAATGMLGKVFLYQEKYAEAKAEFEKVMDGRYQLAEDYTHNFTEAYENNVESLFEIQLISDGNSGWGADAPGVGKGAAFQPDLAPKGFTNQDGMRINEWVLDLYNDETTVNGEMDPRAFATLFFNSNDSTEYRGRYLKSRTYGNKTYAEALSEDGTDIFANKYLDWEYNGFTESQQLGWYGSGNNVRILRYADILLMFAEAEFMLNGSSQAALDAINQVRERADMPPHASIAMQDIEDERVKELSLERTRYFDLLRWDRVVERIVNNPELKSESAGTSAYKAGREYIAIPQNEIDGNPNFKQNPGY, from the coding sequence ATGTACACAATAAAAATATCAAAAAGGGTATTGATCGTCTTTATCGGGATGTTGTTCTACACGATTAGCTGTAGTGATGACATTCTTGATCAGACCAACCCGAATGTAATTACCCCAAATTCATTTTGGAATACCGAGGAGGATGCAGAAAAGGGAATCATCGGTGCATATAGTCCATTTACCAATATTTGGTACTATACTAGATTTGAGATTTTCACATCAGATTATAGAGATGATGTCGTAAACGGGTTCAATACTTCAGAACGTACCGCTGTAGGTTATTTCAGTGGTACATCAGAAAGTAATGCCACATTTTGGGTGTGGAGTTCTATGTACCAATGCGTTACTAGGGCAAACGAGGTGTTGTTCAATGTTCCTAACATAGAAATGGATGCCGATTACAAAGACAATATTTTAGGTGAAGCCTATTTTATCAGGGCATTCAACTATTTCAATTTGGTCAATAACTGGTTAAATGTTCCATTGATTACAACGCCAATTTCTGAAATTGAGCAACCGAATCTTATAGAGCAGGCAGATCCTGCAGAAGTTTGGACCTTAATTGAATCTGATTTGAAGAATGCGCAAGCGTTATTGCCAGATTCTTGGTCAGCTGACGATGTTGGAAGGGTAACCAGTGGTGCGGCAACAGGAATGTTGGGAAAAGTTTTCTTGTATCAAGAGAAATACGCCGAGGCAAAGGCAGAATTTGAAAAGGTTATGGATGGACGCTACCAATTGGCAGAGGATTATACGCATAATTTTACTGAGGCTTATGAGAATAATGTGGAATCCTTATTCGAAATTCAGTTGATTTCTGATGGAAATTCCGGGTGGGGCGCTGATGCTCCGGGAGTTGGGAAAGGAGCTGCTTTCCAACCCGATTTGGCTCCTAAAGGTTTTACCAATCAAGATGGAATGCGAATCAACGAATGGGTTTTAGATTTGTACAATGATGAAACTACGGTCAACGGAGAAATGGATCCTAGGGCTTTCGCGACCTTGTTTTTTAACTCAAATGATTCAACAGAATATAGAGGTAGGTATTTAAAATCAAGAACTTATGGTAATAAAACCTACGCCGAAGCCTTATCTGAAGATGGTACCGATATTTTTGCCAATAAATATTTGGATTGGGAATATAACGGTTTTACAGAATCTCAGCAGCTAGGCTGGTACGGATCGGGAAACAATGTTAGAATTCTAAGATATGCAGATATTCTACTCATGTTCGCAGAGGCAGAGTTTATGCTCAACGGTTCTTCTCAAGCCGCGTTAGATGCCATAAACCAAGTTAGGGAAAGGGCTGATATGCCCCCGCATGCAAGTATTGCCATGCAAGATATTGAAGATGAAAGGGTAAAAGAATTGTCTCTTGAACGTACTCGATATTTTGACCTTTTACGCTGGGACAGAGTTGTTGAACGAATCGTAAATAATCCTGAGTTAAAATCGGAAAGTGCTGGTACTAGTGCCTATAAAGCTGGTAGAGAGTATATTGCAATCCCACAAAATGAGATTGACGGTAACCCAAATTTTAAACAAAATCCGGGGTATTAA
- a CDS encoding sulfatase family protein, with protein MKKVFKILMFALVLSSLACNEKSTDAIEEKKQPNIIFIMADDHTTQGLGVYGSRLASLNPTPTLDKLANEGMLMENVFVNNSICVPSRAAIISGQRAQTNGVLDLEGALPPAKQYLPKEMKKLGYQTAIIGKWHLHDEPAEFDYYKVLPVQGKYFNPDFRVRGEQEWPNNVVQTEGHSTDVITDNTIEWLDKGRDKSKPFFLMHHYKAPHDDFENAPRYNDYLADTFIPEPESLYDNKNNGSVATRGLNDSLTRIIGSSVSRRNLIRNQAMNIYTDSSIYKQYRDQNTIGIDEHKKWQLTPEEKEITSKVYQDYLKRYLRCVKGVDDNVKRLIHYLEENNLLENTIIVYTGDQGFMLGEHDYIDKRWMYDESMRMPFFVRYPEKIKAGSRSNAMVNNTDFAPTLIEMAGGSAPDYMQGRSFKTILETGEEPADWPQSTYYRYWMHLAHRHQNPAHFGLRTKDYKLIFFYGRYWVDTDDPNAEYNKASWGNDFSNKTPVAWEFYDLKNDPKEMNNTYNDQNYTEVIAELKEELIKVREELNETDKNYPHIQKVIDAHWND; from the coding sequence ATGAAAAAAGTCTTTAAAATTTTAATGTTTGCATTGGTGCTTTCATCTTTGGCTTGTAACGAAAAATCGACAGATGCTATAGAAGAAAAAAAACAGCCAAATATCATTTTCATTATGGCAGATGACCATACTACCCAAGGTTTGGGCGTTTATGGTAGCAGGTTGGCATCATTGAACCCAACGCCAACATTGGATAAATTGGCAAATGAGGGCATGTTGATGGAAAATGTGTTTGTAAACAATTCTATTTGCGTACCAAGTAGGGCGGCCATTATATCAGGACAAAGAGCACAGACCAACGGTGTGCTAGATTTGGAAGGTGCCTTGCCACCAGCGAAGCAATACCTGCCAAAAGAGATGAAAAAATTAGGTTACCAAACGGCAATTATAGGTAAGTGGCATTTGCATGATGAACCTGCGGAATTTGACTATTACAAGGTGCTACCGGTACAAGGCAAATATTTTAATCCTGATTTTAGAGTTCGTGGAGAGCAGGAATGGCCAAACAATGTAGTACAGACAGAAGGGCATTCTACAGACGTTATTACGGACAATACTATTGAATGGTTAGATAAAGGAAGAGATAAGTCCAAACCTTTCTTTTTAATGCACCATTACAAAGCACCACATGACGATTTTGAAAATGCCCCACGTTACAATGATTATCTGGCAGATACCTTTATTCCGGAACCAGAGAGTTTATATGATAATAAGAACAACGGTTCGGTAGCAACTAGGGGATTAAACGATTCCTTAACGCGCATTATTGGTTCATCGGTCTCTAGACGTAATTTAATTCGTAATCAGGCCATGAATATTTATACAGATAGCTCTATTTATAAACAATATAGAGATCAAAATACTATTGGGATAGATGAGCATAAAAAATGGCAGTTGACACCAGAGGAAAAAGAAATCACCTCAAAGGTGTATCAAGATTACTTAAAGCGCTATTTGCGTTGCGTAAAGGGTGTAGATGATAATGTAAAAAGACTGATTCATTATTTGGAGGAAAATAATCTGTTAGAGAATACAATTATTGTGTACACCGGTGATCAAGGTTTTATGTTGGGCGAACATGATTATATAGACAAAAGATGGATGTACGATGAATCTATGCGTATGCCATTCTTTGTTCGTTATCCTGAAAAAATTAAAGCTGGTTCGCGCTCAAATGCTATGGTAAATAATACTGATTTTGCTCCTACTCTTATTGAAATGGCAGGTGGGTCTGCGCCAGATTACATGCAAGGGAGAAGTTTTAAAACTATTTTAGAAACAGGGGAAGAACCGGCAGATTGGCCGCAATCTACTTATTATCGGTATTGGATGCATTTGGCACACAGACACCAGAATCCGGCACATTTTGGGCTTAGGACTAAAGATTATAAGTTGATATTTTTTTACGGCAGGTATTGGGTAGATACGGACGACCCCAACGCTGAATATAATAAAGCTAGCTGGGGTAATGATTTTAGCAATAAAACACCGGTAGCGTGGGAGTTCTATGATTTAAAGAACGACCCAAAGGAAATGAACAATACTTATAATGACCAAAACTATACAGAGGTTATTGCTGAATTAAAAGAAGAGTTGATAAAGGTTAGGGAAGAATTAAATGAAACCGATAAAAATTACCCACATATACAAAAGGTAATTGATGCCCATTGGAATGATTGA
- a CDS encoding L-rhamnose mutarotase, with protein MSFNKRLCFACDLKDNPELIAEYKKYHAEGNAWPEITKSIKDAGIIDMQIYLTGNRMFMIMEVDASFDPDKKSKMDAENPKVQEWEELMWGFQQELPWAKKGEKWIALEQIFQLEK; from the coding sequence ATGAGTTTCAATAAACGTCTTTGTTTTGCTTGCGATTTAAAAGATAACCCAGAATTAATTGCAGAGTACAAAAAGTACCATGCAGAAGGCAATGCATGGCCAGAAATTACAAAGAGCATTAAAGATGCCGGTATCATAGATATGCAAATCTACCTTACAGGTAATAGAATGTTCATGATTATGGAAGTCGATGCTTCTTTTGATCCCGATAAGAAGTCTAAAATGGATGCGGAAAACCCAAAGGTTCAAGAATGGGAAGAACTGATGTGGGGTTTTCAACAAGAACTTCCATGGGCAAAGAAAGGTGAAAAGTGGATAGCTTTAGAACAAATATTTCAACTAGAAAAATAA
- the fucP gene encoding L-fucose:H+ symporter permease, translating to MNTSEKIPVVAKSVLVPFILITSLFALWGLANDMTNPMVRGFQKVLELSNKQASLVQLAFYGGYFTMAIPAALFVNKYSYKKGVLLGLALYAIGALLFYPAAAYESYPFFLSALYVLTFGLAFLETTSNPYILSMGAEETATRRLNFAQMFNPMGSILGLLVAQNFVLGALQSDDTTADGVPIFDTLNESAKAVIRTSDLEIIRNPYVLLGLVVLIFFVLISVVKMPQNKHQEAKVVFKDSIKRLWKQPKFAFGVVTQAFYVGAQIMCWTYVYQYAETLAIDAKSAVWYGLAGYIVFLVGRTIGTALMAKIDSGKLLMLFGLGGMLTLLGAIFLPGMLGIYSLVATSLFMSIMFPTIYGIALEGQGEDAKFGAAFLVMAIVGGALLPFLQGYMLDLGGVGYEDITIFGVTEMRFSFVLSLICLGVVAFYGRTVYKKYHTN from the coding sequence ATGAACACATCTGAAAAAATACCTGTTGTTGCCAAATCAGTATTGGTGCCATTTATATTGATTACTTCGCTGTTTGCTTTGTGGGGCTTGGCAAATGATATGACAAACCCCATGGTACGCGGTTTTCAAAAAGTACTGGAATTATCCAACAAGCAAGCATCTTTGGTACAGTTAGCATTTTATGGTGGATATTTTACCATGGCTATTCCGGCTGCTTTATTCGTAAATAAATACTCTTATAAAAAAGGGGTTTTATTAGGCTTGGCATTATATGCCATAGGCGCATTGCTATTTTATCCGGCAGCTGCCTATGAAAGCTACCCTTTCTTTTTATCGGCATTGTATGTACTAACTTTTGGGTTAGCGTTTTTAGAAACTACATCTAACCCGTACATTCTTTCTATGGGTGCAGAAGAAACGGCCACCAGACGTTTGAATTTTGCCCAAATGTTCAACCCAATGGGTTCTATTTTAGGACTATTGGTTGCTCAAAACTTTGTATTGGGCGCATTACAATCTGATGACACAACAGCAGATGGTGTTCCTATTTTTGACACATTGAACGAAAGTGCCAAAGCCGTTATTAGAACATCTGACCTGGAAATTATTAGAAATCCATATGTACTCTTAGGACTTGTAGTTTTAATCTTTTTTGTATTGATCAGCGTGGTTAAGATGCCACAAAACAAACATCAAGAGGCGAAGGTGGTATTTAAGGATTCTATAAAACGATTATGGAAACAACCAAAGTTTGCTTTTGGTGTGGTCACCCAGGCTTTTTATGTAGGTGCCCAGATTATGTGTTGGACCTATGTGTACCAATACGCCGAAACACTTGCCATTGATGCAAAATCCGCTGTTTGGTACGGTTTAGCCGGCTACATTGTTTTTCTAGTAGGTAGAACCATAGGTACTGCCCTCATGGCTAAAATAGACTCTGGAAAATTATTAATGCTTTTTGGATTAGGTGGAATGCTAACCCTGCTGGGCGCAATTTTTTTACCGGGTATGTTAGGTATATATTCATTAGTGGCAACCTCATTGTTCATGTCAATTATGTTCCCCACCATTTACGGTATTGCTTTAGAAGGCCAAGGTGAAGATGCCAAATTTGGAGCTGCATTTTTGGTCATGGCTATTGTTGGAGGAGCACTACTCCCCTTTTTACAGGGTTATATGCTAGATTTAGGTGGTGTTGGATATGAGGACATTACTATTTTTGGAGTTACAGAAATGAGATTTTCATTTGTGCTATCACTTATTTGTCTTGGTGTAGTTGCCTTTTACGGAAGAACAGTTTATAAAAAATATCATACCAACTAA
- a CDS encoding SDR family oxidoreductase encodes MDLRLKDKVVVITGAAGLRGSIGQTIVEELAKEGAIPVIVCRNDRGFEYEKELRDKGINSIFVKTDLTDVVQIEQAAKTIGDKYGKIDALINNVGVNDTVGLEDSIEKFMRSLQLNLVSFFAMTKFCLPYLKKAKGNILNVGSKVALTGQGGTSGYAASKGGVLGLTREWAVDLIPFGIRSNALIIAESWTPAYENWINSLDNGDEKLQSIVKNIPFENRMTSPLEISDAVLFAISERASHTTGQFITVDGGYVHLDRSLLSEK; translated from the coding sequence ATGGATTTAAGACTAAAAGATAAAGTAGTAGTAATAACGGGTGCAGCCGGTCTACGAGGAAGCATTGGGCAAACCATTGTAGAAGAATTAGCTAAGGAAGGCGCTATTCCTGTTATTGTTTGTAGAAATGATCGCGGATTTGAGTATGAAAAAGAGCTACGTGATAAAGGTATAAACAGCATATTTGTAAAGACAGATTTAACCGATGTTGTACAAATAGAACAAGCGGCGAAAACCATTGGTGATAAATATGGAAAAATTGATGCCTTAATCAATAATGTTGGCGTTAACGACACGGTTGGTCTGGAAGATAGCATAGAGAAGTTTATGCGCTCTTTACAACTTAATCTGGTCAGTTTTTTTGCCATGACCAAGTTTTGCCTACCCTACTTAAAAAAGGCGAAAGGCAATATTTTAAACGTAGGTTCCAAAGTTGCACTTACGGGACAGGGCGGTACTTCTGGCTATGCGGCATCCAAAGGTGGTGTTCTTGGCTTAACCCGTGAATGGGCGGTAGATTTAATTCCGTTCGGGATTCGTAGTAATGCTTTGATCATTGCTGAAAGTTGGACACCAGCCTATGAAAACTGGATCAACAGTTTAGATAATGGCGATGAAAAATTACAATCTATTGTAAAGAACATTCCGTTTGAAAACAGAATGACTTCTCCCTTAGAAATTTCCGATGCCGTATTATTCGCTATATCAGAAAGAGCATCACACACCACGGGCCAATTTATAACCGTTGATGGTGGCTATGTGCATCTAGACCGATCTTTATTATCCGAAAAATAA
- a CDS encoding amidohydrolase family protein: MTIDAHQHFWQYEPVKHSWIDDDMRVIRRDFMPNDLIGELKANAIDGCVAVQADQTLAETEFLIDLAAKNNFIKGVVGWVDLRASTIKSDLEKLSNHTILKGFRHVVQGEPDHNFLLRKPFLNGIKELEPFGYTYDILIFPHQLGATLEFVKQFPNQKFVIDHIAKPYIKDGFYDGWATMMREIALLENVYCKLSGMITEADYKKWKPDDLSKYLDLVLSSFGSKRCLFGSDWPVCLVAGNYSQVKNLVTDFISGLNDNEQHNIMGNNAVEFYNL, from the coding sequence ATGACCATAGACGCACATCAACATTTTTGGCAGTATGAGCCCGTAAAGCATTCATGGATCGATGATGATATGAGAGTAATTAGAAGAGATTTCATGCCTAATGATCTCATTGGTGAATTAAAAGCCAATGCCATTGACGGCTGTGTTGCGGTACAAGCTGATCAAACGTTAGCGGAAACTGAATTTTTAATTGATCTAGCCGCAAAAAACAATTTCATAAAAGGTGTTGTGGGCTGGGTAGATTTACGTGCTTCTACCATTAAAAGCGATTTAGAAAAGTTAAGCAACCATACTATATTAAAGGGATTTAGACATGTGGTACAGGGAGAACCTGATCATAATTTTCTATTAAGAAAGCCATTTTTGAACGGTATAAAAGAACTTGAACCGTTTGGATATACTTATGACATTCTAATTTTTCCGCATCAGCTTGGGGCAACTTTAGAGTTTGTAAAGCAATTTCCAAATCAAAAATTTGTGATTGATCATATAGCTAAACCCTACATAAAAGACGGTTTTTATGACGGTTGGGCTACCATGATGAGAGAAATAGCATTACTGGAAAATGTTTACTGTAAACTATCGGGTATGATTACAGAGGCCGACTACAAAAAATGGAAGCCTGATGATCTCTCAAAATATCTAGACCTTGTCCTGTCCTCTTTTGGTTCAAAAAGATGCCTTTTTGGTTCTGACTGGCCTGTTTGCCTGGTAGCGGGAAATTATAGCCAGGTTAAAAACTTAGTCACAGATTTCATTTCTGGTCTAAACGATAACGAACAACATAATATTATGGGAAACAATGCAGTTGAATTTTACAATTTATAA
- a CDS encoding tagaturonate reductase, whose protein sequence is MEILNSNAITDRKSLPIKVMQFGGGNFLRAFVDISIQKINNATTFNAGVAIIKPTARGDYQELKSQDGLFSVQLEGYENNTFVQDLTVVDCIQKVINPYSEWQKYIDLSKTPELRLIISNTTEAGIVFNSDDAFDHTPPKEFPAKLTVWLFHRFTHFDGALDKGCILLPVELIDKNGEALKQCILQYVDHWSLSDAFKNWISEACIFYNTLVDRIVSGYPKDKIEEIEAKLGFKDQLAVAGELYQSWLLEGPDDILNEFPFNKTDLNIELVSDLESYRNLKVRILNGAHTSMVPVAYLLGERLVKDAMKNTQVANFIHQVLMSEVLETLDFPQEYKEQFANDVVNRFKNPALEHQLISIALNSTSKFVTRLLPSLKDYLKIKGSLPANITFALSSLIRFYEGSFNNDKIDLNDTTSVLEYFSNTWEQFRENDIDLNTLTTRLLGNSDIWQEDLNQITGLTNMVYNDLSNIEKYGFEEAFTMIN, encoded by the coding sequence ATGGAAATTTTAAACAGTAATGCCATAACCGATCGTAAATCATTACCCATAAAAGTAATGCAATTTGGAGGTGGTAATTTTCTAAGGGCATTTGTAGATATTAGTATTCAAAAAATAAACAACGCCACGACCTTCAATGCCGGTGTTGCCATAATTAAACCCACTGCACGTGGTGACTATCAAGAGCTAAAATCACAAGATGGGTTGTTCTCCGTGCAATTAGAAGGATATGAGAACAATACTTTTGTACAAGATTTAACTGTTGTTGATTGCATTCAAAAAGTTATCAATCCTTATTCTGAATGGCAAAAATATATTGACCTTTCTAAGACTCCTGAATTGCGGTTAATTATATCGAACACTACGGAAGCGGGTATCGTTTTTAATTCTGATGATGCCTTTGACCATACACCACCCAAAGAGTTTCCGGCAAAACTTACCGTTTGGCTATTTCATAGGTTTACACACTTTGATGGCGCTTTGGATAAAGGATGCATTCTCTTACCTGTTGAACTTATTGATAAAAATGGGGAAGCATTAAAACAATGTATTTTACAATACGTAGATCACTGGTCTTTGAGCGATGCATTTAAAAACTGGATTTCTGAAGCATGCATATTTTACAATACCTTAGTAGACCGTATTGTATCTGGTTATCCTAAGGATAAAATTGAAGAGATAGAAGCCAAGCTTGGCTTTAAAGACCAACTTGCCGTTGCCGGTGAACTGTACCAAAGTTGGTTATTAGAAGGACCTGATGACATTTTAAATGAATTTCCTTTCAATAAAACCGATTTAAATATTGAATTGGTTTCAGACTTGGAATCCTATAGAAATTTAAAAGTGCGCATTTTAAACGGTGCCCATACATCAATGGTTCCAGTTGCATACCTATTAGGTGAACGCTTGGTTAAAGACGCCATGAAGAATACCCAAGTCGCTAATTTTATTCATCAAGTATTGATGAGCGAAGTGTTGGAGACTTTAGATTTTCCACAAGAATACAAAGAGCAATTTGCTAATGACGTCGTTAACAGATTTAAAAACCCGGCTCTTGAACATCAGCTGATCAGTATTGCATTGAACAGCACCTCAAAATTTGTAACTCGTTTATTACCTAGCTTAAAAGATTATTTGAAAATAAAAGGAAGTCTTCCCGCAAATATCACATTTGCATTGAGTTCTCTAATTCGATTTTATGAAGGAAGTTTCAACAATGACAAAATTGATTTAAACGATACTACTTCGGTACTTGAATATTTCTCTAACACCTGGGAACAATTTAGAGAAAACGACATTGACTTAAATACATTGACTACCAGATTATTGGGCAATTCTGATATTTGGCAAGAGGACCTAAACCAAATAACCGGTTTAACGAACATGGTTTATAACGACCTCAGTAATATTGAAAAATACGGATTTGAAGAAGCTTTTACAATGATAAACTAA
- a CDS encoding UxaA family hydrolase gives MDNRFLHIHPKDNILVALQDIPEGTDIHHDNITIRIPKKVKAKHKFALSPIKKDALVYMYGSIVGKAVVPIKKGEAITTENLVHAASTYQIENQQWNFTPPNIDTFKDRTFMGYHRKDGSVGTANYWLVIPLVFCENRNVEVLKTALLKPLGYKTSAADIISTETLIKQYKNQATSEELLKSNILKPEIPNTDEQVFPNVDGIKFLTHDGGCGGIRQDSNTLCNLLAGYITNPNVAGATVLSLGCQNAQIPILEDAINKRDAKFSKPLVILEQQQSKSEQHFIEDAVKQTFLGLIEANKIKRAPAPLNKLTLGLECGGSDGFSGISANPALGHVSDMLVALGASTVLAEFPELNGVEQELLNRCESKENAKKFATLMQTYAKRAEELGSGFENNPSPGNIKDGLITDAMKSAGAAKKGGTSTITDVLDYTEPVKKKGLNLLCTPGNDVESTTGLAGSGCTIICFTTGLGTPTGNPIAPTIKIASNTQLSERMADIIDFNTGGIIEATATIESKGEELLEYIIAVASGEKIPNAVRLGQDDFIPWKRGISL, from the coding sequence ATGGATAACAGATTTTTACATATTCACCCAAAAGATAATATACTCGTTGCCTTACAGGATATACCTGAAGGCACGGATATTCATCATGATAATATTACCATTCGTATTCCTAAAAAAGTAAAGGCAAAACACAAGTTTGCCCTATCGCCTATTAAAAAAGATGCCTTAGTATATATGTACGGTTCTATTGTAGGCAAAGCGGTTGTGCCTATTAAAAAAGGAGAGGCTATTACCACTGAAAATTTAGTACATGCAGCATCTACCTATCAAATAGAAAACCAACAATGGAACTTCACCCCACCAAATATTGATACTTTTAAGGACAGAACTTTCATGGGCTATCACAGAAAAGATGGTAGCGTAGGTACCGCTAATTACTGGCTAGTTATCCCTTTAGTATTCTGTGAAAATAGAAATGTTGAAGTATTGAAGACAGCGCTTTTAAAACCGTTAGGATATAAAACATCAGCAGCAGACATCATCTCTACAGAGACGCTCATAAAGCAGTATAAGAATCAAGCTACTAGTGAAGAATTATTAAAAAGCAATATTCTAAAACCTGAAATTCCGAATACGGACGAGCAGGTTTTCCCCAATGTAGACGGTATTAAATTTTTAACACATGATGGCGGTTGCGGCGGCATTAGACAAGATAGCAATACGCTTTGTAATTTACTGGCCGGCTATATTACCAACCCCAATGTAGCAGGTGCTACCGTATTAAGTCTTGGTTGCCAAAACGCTCAGATTCCTATACTAGAAGATGCCATTAATAAAAGGGATGCAAAGTTTTCTAAACCACTTGTTATACTAGAACAACAACAAAGTAAAAGTGAACAACATTTTATTGAAGATGCAGTTAAACAAACCTTTTTAGGCTTAATAGAGGCCAATAAAATCAAACGTGCTCCGGCACCACTGAACAAACTGACCCTAGGGCTGGAATGTGGTGGATCTGACGGGTTTTCAGGTATCTCCGCCAACCCCGCACTAGGCCATGTTTCAGATATGTTGGTGGCACTTGGCGCATCTACGGTTCTTGCTGAATTTCCTGAGCTCAATGGTGTTGAACAGGAACTTCTGAATAGATGTGAGTCTAAAGAAAACGCAAAAAAATTTGCGACACTAATGCAAACCTATGCCAAACGTGCCGAGGAACTGGGTTCAGGTTTTGAAAACAACCCTTCACCCGGTAATATAAAAGACGGACTGATTACAGACGCAATGAAGTCCGCCGGAGCGGCAAAAAAAGGCGGTACTTCCACCATTACCGATGTGCTTGATTATACCGAACCGGTCAAGAAAAAAGGCTTGAATTTACTCTGTACTCCTGGTAACGATGTAGAAAGTACGACGGGACTTGCAGGTTCTGGCTGCACTATTATTTGCTTTACTACAGGGTTAGGAACCCCTACCGGCAACCCTATTGCCCCAACCATTAAAATAGCAAGTAACACGCAACTCAGCGAGCGTATGGCTGATATCATTGACTTTAACACTGGTGGCATTATAGAGGCTACGGCAACTATTGAAAGTAAAGGTGAAGAGCTTCTAGAATACATCATTGCCGTGGCAAGCGGAGAAAAAATACCTAACGCAGTACGTTTGGGACAAGACGATTTTATTCCTTGGAAAAGAGGAATATCACTATAA
- a CDS encoding zinc-binding alcohol dehydrogenase family protein — protein sequence MKYITCEEPGTFTLKDKEAPVAKPNEATLKIKRVGICGTDLHAYAGNQAFFNYPRILGHELAAEIIAIEPNSKGLKQGDKVVVMPYISCNACVACKAGKTNCCTNIKVLGVHTDGGMQEIINVPIALLLPANNLSLEQMAIVEPLAIGAHALRRAQIVKGETVAVIGCGPIGIGIMKLAQLQGAKVIAIDVNQQRLNYAKEKIGVDYIVKADDDAIAKVNEITNNDLATAVFDASGNKYALETGPNYMAHGGRYILVGLSKGELTFNHPAIHAKESTIMCSRNATLADFEYIIHVIDQFPITSFVTHTVPYTEMIANFDAWLKPETGVIKAMVTF from the coding sequence ATGAAATATATAACTTGCGAAGAACCCGGCACGTTTACCCTAAAAGATAAAGAAGCACCTGTAGCTAAACCTAATGAAGCTACTCTAAAAATTAAAAGAGTTGGTATATGTGGTACAGATCTGCATGCCTATGCGGGCAATCAAGCTTTTTTTAACTATCCACGTATTTTAGGTCATGAACTTGCTGCTGAAATTATTGCTATAGAACCTAATTCAAAAGGGCTCAAACAAGGTGATAAGGTAGTAGTCATGCCTTATATAAGTTGTAATGCTTGTGTGGCTTGCAAGGCTGGAAAAACAAACTGCTGTACCAACATTAAGGTTTTAGGCGTTCATACCGATGGTGGTATGCAAGAAATTATCAACGTACCTATTGCACTACTGCTTCCTGCCAATAATCTAAGTTTAGAGCAAATGGCAATAGTGGAGCCATTGGCCATTGGCGCGCATGCTTTACGTAGGGCACAGATCGTAAAAGGAGAAACCGTTGCGGTTATAGGTTGTGGTCCAATAGGCATAGGAATTATGAAATTAGCACAATTGCAAGGCGCCAAAGTAATTGCCATTGATGTTAATCAACAAAGGTTAAACTATGCCAAAGAAAAAATTGGAGTAGACTATATTGTAAAAGCAGATGATGATGCAATAGCAAAGGTCAATGAAATTACCAATAATGATTTGGCTACAGCAGTTTTTGATGCCTCAGGAAATAAATATGCCTTAGAAACCGGTCCTAATTATATGGCACATGGTGGGCGATATATATTAGTAGGATTATCTAAGGGAGAGTTAACTTTTAATCACCCTGCAATACATGCAAAGGAGTCTACCATTATGTGTAGCAGAAACGCAACCTTGGCAGATTTTGAATATATAATCCATGTTATTGATCAATTCCCCATCACTTCTTTTGTTACACATACCGTACCTTACACAGAAATGATTGCCAATTTTGATGCTTGGTTAAAACCTGAGACCGGTGTCATCAAAGCAATGGTCACTTTCTAA